In a genomic window of Defluviimonas aquaemixtae:
- the pcaC gene encoding 4-carboxymuconolactone decarboxylase, translating to MTDRYEEGMRTRRKVLGDDLVDRAEAKKTEFDAPFQELITEGAWGTVWSRPGLTPRERSLLTLALLAGQGNHAELEMHVRATANTGATPDDVREAMLHVAIYAGVPRANHAIRIIKDTYLDMGVEI from the coding sequence ATGACGGATCGCTACGAGGAAGGGATGCGGACCCGCCGCAAGGTTCTGGGCGACGACCTCGTGGATCGTGCCGAGGCGAAGAAGACCGAGTTCGACGCGCCGTTTCAGGAACTGATCACTGAAGGTGCATGGGGCACCGTCTGGTCGCGACCTGGGCTCACGCCTCGTGAGCGTTCGCTCCTGACACTTGCGCTCCTGGCGGGGCAGGGCAATCACGCGGAACTGGAGATGCATGTCCGCGCCACCGCCAATACAGGCGCTACGCCCGATGACGTCCGCGAGGCGATGCTGCATGTCGCGATCTATGCGGGCGTGCCGCGCGCCAATCACGCGATTAGGATCATCAAGGACACCTACCTCGATATGGGGGTCGAGATATGA